A single genomic interval of Gossypium raimondii isolate GPD5lz chromosome 11, ASM2569854v1, whole genome shotgun sequence harbors:
- the LOC105802290 gene encoding F-box/kelch-repeat protein SKIP6: protein MSTSTNTAAVKPSTPPEPTQPPRLIPSLPDDLALNIIARVPRRHHPTLSLVSKSMKSLISSPLLYAARSLLSCAEHFLYISLRLHTSHFMRFYTLYQNPNNPLNPKYSLIPLPLIPSPSLVGSAFAAINHKIYVLGGSIKDIPSPQVWSLDCRTHKWEPAPNMHVSREFAAAGAFDDKIYVIGGCVVDNWARSKNWAEVYDPKTGKWNSVPSPIQIRDKWMHASAVIDGKVYAMADRNGVCYEVKSGNWETVDSDLDNGWRGRACVIDGVLFCYDYLGNIRGYDVKEGTWKELKGLEKGLPRFLCGATMANLGGKLMVVWESKNGGGKETEIRCAEIEVKTNEAGELWGNIEWSDVVLLVPREASIVHCLAVAL, encoded by the coding sequence ATGTCCACCTCCACCAACACCGCCGCCGTCAAACCATCAACTCCACCGGAACCAACACAGCCACCACGGCTAATACCATCTCTCCCAGACGACTTGGCTTTAAACATCATAGCCCGAGTCCCAAGACGCCACCACCCAACCCTTTCATTAGTCTCAAAATCAATGAAATCCCTTATCTCTTCGCCTCTCCTTTACGCCGCCCGTTCCCTCCTCAGCTGCGCCGAGCACTTCCTCTACATCTCGCTCCGCCTCCACACCAGCCACTTCATGCGCTTCTACACACTCTACCAAAACCCCAATAACCCATTAAATCCCAAATACTCGCTCATCCCCCTCCCTCTTATCCCTTCCCCTTCCTTAGTCGGCTCCGCCTTCGCCGCCATCAACCACAAAATCTACGTCCTCGGCGGCTCCATTAAAGACATCCCTTCTCCACAAGTGTGGTCCCTTGACTGCCGGACCCACAAATGGGAACCAGCTCCGAACATGCATGTTTCCCGCGAGTTCGCCGCTGCCGGAGCCTTTGACGATAAAATTTACGTCATCGGCGGCTGTGTGGTTGATAATTGGGCTAGATCGAAGAACTGGGCTGAAGTTTATGACCCCAAAACGGGGAAATGGAACTCCGTTCCAAGTCCGATCCAAATCCGGGACAAATGGATGCATGCGAGCGCTGTTATTGATGGAAAAGTTTACGCTATGGCTGATAGAAACGGGGTTTGCTACGAAGTGAAAAGCGGGAATTGGGAAACGGTGGACAGTGATTTGGATAATGGGTGGCGAGGGAGAGCTTGCGTGATCGATGGGGTTTTGTTTTGCTATGATTATTTGGGGAATATAAGGGGGTATGATGTGAAGGAAGGGACTTGGAAGGAATTGAAAGGGTTGGAAAAAGGGTTGCCGAGGTTTCTATGCGGTGCTACAATGGCGAATTTGGGAGGGAAGTTGATGGTGGTCTGGGAATCAAAGAATGGAGGTGGGAAAGAAACGGAAATTCGATGCGCTGAGATTGAGGTGAAGACAAATGAAGCTGGGGAGTTATGGGGGAACATTGAGTGGTCTGATGTTGTTCTTTTGGTTCCCAGAGAAGCTTCCATTGTTCATTGCTTGGCAGTTGCTTTGTGA